A region of the Muricauda sp. MAR_2010_75 genome:
ATTGAAGAAGAAGAAGGAGAAGATGAAATCAGTGATGCCCTAAGAGAAAGACAAGAAAGAACCGATTCCATTCAACAGGCCAATGCCCAAGCAGTGGAAGATAGAAGAGCCGAACAGTTAAGGCTCAGGGAAGAACGCAAAAAAGCCTACGAGGAGCGAAGAAAAAAATTATTGGAAGAGCGCGAGGCCAAACGCAAAGCCAGATTGGAAGAGCGTGAAAAAGCGCAAGAACAACAAAAGGATTCCATACAACAGTAAATAGTGGAGCACTAAATTTAACATCAAAATAGTAACGTAGAATCATGAAAAATGTAAAAAGAATCGCTGTGGCCCTAGTATTGTTTGTGGCGGCTACGGGTTTTGTAAATGCACAGAGCAAGGTTGCACACGTCAATGTACAGCAACTATTGTCTGAAATGCCGGAGATGAAGGCTGCCCAAGCCGAGTTGAAAAAATTGCAGGAAACTTACAGAGCGGACATTGAAAGTTCCATGACCGAACTTAAAAATAAGTATACCCAATACTCCAACGAAGCCACTGCCAAGACCAAGGAGGAAAATGAAGAAAGAGCATTGGAGCTTCAAGGTTTTGAAAGGAATATTCAAGAAGCCGAACAAGCTGCTATGCAAGAATTGCAGAAGAAACAACAAGAATTGTTCGCCCCTATTTCAGAAAAAGCAAAGAATGCCATTGAGAAAGTGGCAGCAGCCCAAGGATTCGATTATGTAATCGATGCCAGCCCGGGCTTGAGCTTGATCGTAGCTAAAGGAAAGGACTTATTGCCCGCTGTTAAGCAGGAATTGGGCTTCTAAGCACAATGTATAAAATTTTATAAGCCGCTTTTTCTAAAAGGAAAAGCGGTTTTTTTGTTTTTATAAAACTTTAAGTATCTATTTTTGGATATGCACGGACCCATTGGCATTTTCGATTCAGGTGTTGGGGGCACCTCCATTTGGAAGGAAATCAAAAAAATGTTGCCCCATGAAAATACCATCTATTTGGCCGATAGTGCCAACGCTCCCTACGGTGAAAAATCAAAAGAAGAAATCCTTCAGCTTAGCATAAAGAACACAGAATTCTTATTGCAGCAAGATTGTAAGCTCATTGTTGTGGCCTGCAATACCGCTACAACCAATGCCATTGATTACTTACGGACGCATTACAACGTTCCGTTTATAGGTATTGAACCGGCCATTAAACCCGCGGCACTTCATACAAAAACCAAGAAGGTTGGGGTGTTGGCCACCCAGGGTACTTTATCCAGTAGTCTATTCCACAACACCTCAAAGCTATTTGCTGAAGGTATTACAGTGGTGGAGCAAGAGGGAAAGGGTTTAGTGGAACTCATTGAGAGCGGTCAAATCAATTCGGTGGTTACCCGCGGATTGCTCCTTTCCTTTTTAAGGCCCATGTTGGAGCAGGATATCGACTGTTTGGTCTTGGGTTGCACCCATTATCCGTATTTAATCCCTTTGTTACAAGATATACTTCCAGACCATATCAGCATTATTGATTCTGGTGAGGCCGTGGCACGGCAGACCAAAGCGGTTTTGGAGAAAAACCAACTATTGAACACCAAAGGCCAACCTGGGGAACACCTGTTTTGTTCCAATAAAGGTATTGAAGTCTTGAGGAACCTAGTGGATGATGACAACGCCCAAATTTCCTATTTGGATTTCTGAGCCTTATTTTTTTGTGTAGGTGAGATAGGTAAAACTGTATTGGTGTCGATCATCTTTTGGATGATGTTCCTCTTTCACCAACTCCCATTCATTGGGATTGATTTCAGGAAAAAAGGTATCCGCTTCAAAAGTGCCGTGGACCCGGGTGAGTTCCATATCAGTGGCAAAAGACATGGATTGCCTATAAATTTCACCACCACCAATAATAAAAGCGGTTTCATTATTACCCACCAAATCAATGGCATCTTCAAGAGAATGTACTATGGTACACGGAAACTTAGGCGTGTAGTCTTTATCTCGGGTAACCACAATATGCTCACGGTTTGGTAAAGGCTTGGGAAAGCTTTCCAGCGTCTTTCTGCCCATAATGATCTTATGGCCTGTGGTAAGGGCCTTAAACCGCTTAAAATCATCGGGAAGGTGCCAGACCAAATCGTTGTCCTTCCCCAAAGCATTGTTCTCTGCGGCAGCGGCTATAATAATCAGTCGCTTCACAGCTCTTTTTTTTTATTTATTTTGGAAAGTGGAAAGTCCGTATCGATTTCTTTTTGGATTTCGGCAATGCGCTTTTTCTGTTGTTCCACCAAACGTTCACGCTGCTTGCGTTCCCAATCCTGCCCCATGAACTTGTGGGTTACAAATACGTTAAAGGTGTGCAAGACCAATAAAAATGCCCAGAAAATAATCACCCAAATGGACCAGTCGTAAGCTTCACCGTACTTCAGGATTTTGTTGGCCAGTACCAAAAAAAGGCTTCCAATCAAAAAAATGACCAAATGGGAAAACAGTCGTTTCTTCCGTTTGATGCGCTTTTGGGCATTTTCCAGAAGTTCGTGCTGCTTTAAATCTATTTCTGTCTTTTTCTTTTTACCAAAGGACAACATGGAATGGCTATCTTTAACAACAAAGATAATTGAATTGTTCCCAAAACCTCTGCAATGCAAAGTCTAAGAAAAAAATTTCCTGTCCTAAATCAATGTTTATATGCCAATACAGCTTCTGCAGGCCTTTTGAGTGAAGATTTAATGGAATGGCGACAAGGCCACGATCTTGATTTTCTTATTGGTGGTAGCGAAATGAAGGCCAAAGGCTTTGCCCACATGCCTGAGATCAAGAAAACCGTTGGTAACTTTTTTCATTGCAAACCAACTAATGTGGCCTTGGTGCCCAATTTTAGTTTGGGGATGAATATGCTTCTGGAAGGACTTTCCAAGGAGAAAAAAGTCTTATTGCTCCAAAACGATTACCCTTCCGTAAACTGGCCCTTTGAGACCCGAAATTTCAATAGGGAGTATGTGGACATCGATGAGCACATGGAGGAAAACATCTATAAAAAGGTAAAAACCGGAAGCATTGATGTGTTGGCTCTAAGCGTGGTGCAATGGGTGAACGGGTTAAAAATAGACCTTGATTTTATAAGGCAATTGAAAAATGATTTCCCCGACCTAGTGATTATTGGTGATGGCACCCAGTTTTGTGGTACGGAGACCTTCAATTTTGACAAATCTGGGTTCGATATTTTAGGCACGAGCACCTACAAATGGCTATTGGCCGGTTATGGTAACGCCTTTTTTCTGGTGAAAGATGCCGTTATGGACCAATTTGAACTTAAAGGTATCGGTAATGGCTCCGTGAACAATGATCTGTCCAAGAGGGACAGTATTCCATTTTGCAAATATTTGGAACCGGGTCATTTGGATTCCTTCAATTTTGGAAGCCTGGAATTTGCACTCAACTTTTTGGATGAGATCGGCTTGGAGGATATTCAGGCACATTTACAAAAACTGTCCAACAAAGCAAAAAATGCTTTTTCAGAATTGGGACTTTTGGAACAAAGTGTACTGGAAAGAAAGCAGCACAGCACCATATTCAATATAAAGGGAGACGAGAAACTGTTCAATAAATTAACGGAGGAAAATGTAGTCGCCTCACCGCGGGGAGGGGGTATACGTTTGAGCTTTCATTTTTACAATACAGAAGAGGAGATAGATGTTGTTGAAACACTTTTAAAGCGTTGGGCCTCAAAAGGATAATTGGTAAAAAACATGGAATTAAATTGATAAAAGTAACCCAATTGTTAGGCGCATTTTATCAATATGATAAATCGAACTTAACGAATTGTAAATAAGCAGTTTTATGTATTGCTTTGTACCGGAATTAAAATTTTTAGTACCATGGCAATAAAAAAACAATACCTAAAAAGCAAGCCTGTTTGCAAGGTGACTTTTACCGTTCCGGCAGAAGAGGCGGACAAAGTGGCCGTAGTGGGCGATTTTAACAATTGGAACCCTAAAGGGAGCACTTTGAAGAAGCTAAAAAACGGAACTTTCAAAGGAACCTTTGAACTTCCCAAAGAGAACACCTACGAATTCAGATACCTTATTGACGGTAGTTATACCAACGATGAAGAGGCAGACCGTTTTCAATGGAACGATTACGCCGGAACCGAGAACGCCGTTCTGGAAGTGTAAAAAA
Encoded here:
- a CDS encoding isoamylase early set domain-containing protein; the encoded protein is MAIKKQYLKSKPVCKVTFTVPAEEADKVAVVGDFNNWNPKGSTLKKLKNGTFKGTFELPKENTYEFRYLIDGSYTNDEEADRFQWNDYAGTENAVLEV
- a CDS encoding OmpH family outer membrane protein; protein product: MKNVKRIAVALVLFVAATGFVNAQSKVAHVNVQQLLSEMPEMKAAQAELKKLQETYRADIESSMTELKNKYTQYSNEATAKTKEENEERALELQGFERNIQEAEQAAMQELQKKQQELFAPISEKAKNAIEKVAAAQGFDYVIDASPGLSLIVAKGKDLLPAVKQELGF
- a CDS encoding dihydrofolate reductase, producing the protein MKRLIIIAAAAENNALGKDNDLVWHLPDDFKRFKALTTGHKIIMGRKTLESFPKPLPNREHIVVTRDKDYTPKFPCTIVHSLEDAIDLVGNNETAFIIGGGEIYRQSMSFATDMELTRVHGTFEADTFFPEINPNEWELVKEEHHPKDDRHQYSFTYLTYTKK
- the murI gene encoding glutamate racemase; translated protein: MHGPIGIFDSGVGGTSIWKEIKKMLPHENTIYLADSANAPYGEKSKEEILQLSIKNTEFLLQQDCKLIVVACNTATTNAIDYLRTHYNVPFIGIEPAIKPAALHTKTKKVGVLATQGTLSSSLFHNTSKLFAEGITVVEQEGKGLVELIESGQINSVVTRGLLLSFLRPMLEQDIDCLVLGCTHYPYLIPLLQDILPDHISIIDSGEAVARQTKAVLEKNQLLNTKGQPGEHLFCSNKGIEVLRNLVDDDNAQISYLDF
- a CDS encoding 2TM domain-containing protein produces the protein MLSFGKKKKTEIDLKQHELLENAQKRIKRKKRLFSHLVIFLIGSLFLVLANKILKYGEAYDWSIWVIIFWAFLLVLHTFNVFVTHKFMGQDWERKQRERLVEQQKKRIAEIQKEIDTDFPLSKINKKKEL
- a CDS encoding aminotransferase class V-fold PLP-dependent enzyme, whose translation is MQSLRKKFPVLNQCLYANTASAGLLSEDLMEWRQGHDLDFLIGGSEMKAKGFAHMPEIKKTVGNFFHCKPTNVALVPNFSLGMNMLLEGLSKEKKVLLLQNDYPSVNWPFETRNFNREYVDIDEHMEENIYKKVKTGSIDVLALSVVQWVNGLKIDLDFIRQLKNDFPDLVIIGDGTQFCGTETFNFDKSGFDILGTSTYKWLLAGYGNAFFLVKDAVMDQFELKGIGNGSVNNDLSKRDSIPFCKYLEPGHLDSFNFGSLEFALNFLDEIGLEDIQAHLQKLSNKAKNAFSELGLLEQSVLERKQHSTIFNIKGDEKLFNKLTEENVVASPRGGGIRLSFHFYNTEEEIDVVETLLKRWASKG